In the Thermodesulfovibrionales bacterium genome, AGAACCAGACAACAGCCAGATAGAAGTTGCCCTTGTGGCCCTTGAGGAAGCTCTTTCTTTCAGCAACTCTCTTGCCATTAATTCTAAAAAATTTTAAATCACTTTTAAATAAATGTTAGACAAACTTCTTACTATAGAGGAAAAATACGAGGAGCTTACCAGGCTTCTGGCAGATCCCTCTGTTCTTTCTGATCCCCAGAGGTACCAGAAGTATTCTAAGGAACAGGCAGAACTTCAGCCCTTGATTGAAAAGATAAGAGAATACAAAAGGGTTATCAAGGAAATTGAAGAGGCTGAGGATATTCTTAGAGGCGGTGATGGAGACCTGAGGGAACTTGCACAGACTGAGCTTTCTCAACTAAAGGAAAAGAAACCCGTTCTTGAAAAGGAGTTGAAACTTCTTCTTCTACCAAAAGACCCCAGGGATGAAAAGAATGTAATCCTTGAGATAAGAGCAGGTACAGGTGGTGAGGAGGCTGCTCTTTTTGCAGCTGACTTATTCAGGATGTATTCCAGATATGCAGAATCAAAGAGATGGAAGGTGGAGATAATAGATATTAATTCTACAGGCCTTGGTGGAATTAAGGAGGTTATCGCAGTAATTCAGGGTAAGGGTGCCTTCAGCAGGCTTAAATATGAAAGCGGAGTCCACAGGGTTCAGAGGATACCTGTTACCGAGGCAGGCGGAAGAATTCATACATCCACAGCCACCGTTGCCATTCTTCCAGAGGCAGAGGAGGTTGACATAAAAATAGATGAAAGAGATCTCAGAATAGATACCTTCTGTTCCTCCGGTCCGGGAGGACAGAGTGTCAATACTGCCTATTCTGCTGTGAGGATAGTTCACATACCAACAGGCATAATTGTCCAGTGCCAGGATGAAAGATCCCAGTTAAAAAACAAAGAAAAGGCAATGAAGGTTTTAAGAGCAAAACTTCTTGAGATGGAGAGGCAGAAGCAGGAAGAAGAAAGAGCAAAGGAGAGAAGACAGCAGGTCGGCACAGCAGAACGCTCAGAGAGAATAAGGACATATAATTTTCCACAGAACAGGGTAACAGATCACAGGATAGGCCTCACACTTTATAAATTGCAGGATGTACTTGATGGGAATCTTGATGAGATAATTGATAGCCTTATCACCCATTACCAGACAGAAGCACTTAAAGAGCTTCAATGAATAGCCTTAAGTGGCTGAGGGAAGCAAGGGAAAGGCTCAGGTCTTCAGGCATAAGATTCCCTGAAAAAGAGGCAGAGGAGATTCTTTCCTTTATCGGAATCAATCCTGTCTTGCTTTACAGGGATAATCCAGAGTTAAAAGAAGATGAACTCAAAAAATTACAGGAGATTCTTACCAGGAGATTAAAAAGAGAACCACTTCAATACATTCTCGGTTATGCTGAATTTCTTGACCTTAGACTAAAAACTAAAAAAGGGATTCTTATCCCAAGACCTGAGACCGAGCTTGTTGCTCTGGAAGCAATAAAGGAGGCTGAAAGGTTAAGTGAAGAAAATATTTTTATCCTTGATCTGTGTACAGGTAGTGGTTGTATAGCTATTTCTGTAGCAAAAAGAATCAAAAACTCAACTGTTTATGCCATAGATATATCAGAAAAGGCAATTGAACTGGCAAAGGAAAATGCATCACTAAACAGTGTTGAAAATATATATTTTTTAAAGGGTAACCTCTTTGAACCCATCAAAGATATTGGCATTTTTTTTCATATAATTACTTCCAATCCTCCATATGTAAAGAGTGAAGATATTTCCAGTCTTGAGCCTGAAGTGAAGGACTGGGAACCTATTGAAGCACTTGATGGTGGAGAAGATGGTCTGGACTATTATAGAAAGATATTAGA is a window encoding:
- the prfA gene encoding peptide chain release factor 1, with the translated sequence MLDKLLTIEEKYEELTRLLADPSVLSDPQRYQKYSKEQAELQPLIEKIREYKRVIKEIEEAEDILRGGDGDLRELAQTELSQLKEKKPVLEKELKLLLLPKDPRDEKNVILEIRAGTGGEEAALFAADLFRMYSRYAESKRWKVEIIDINSTGLGGIKEVIAVIQGKGAFSRLKYESGVHRVQRIPVTEAGGRIHTSTATVAILPEAEEVDIKIDERDLRIDTFCSSGPGGQSVNTAYSAVRIVHIPTGIIVQCQDERSQLKNKEKAMKVLRAKLLEMERQKQEEERAKERRQQVGTAERSERIRTYNFPQNRVTDHRIGLTLYKLQDVLDGNLDEIIDSLITHYQTEALKELQ
- the prmC gene encoding peptide chain release factor N(5)-glutamine methyltransferase; amino-acid sequence: MNSLKWLREARERLRSSGIRFPEKEAEEILSFIGINPVLLYRDNPELKEDELKKLQEILTRRLKREPLQYILGYAEFLDLRLKTKKGILIPRPETELVALEAIKEAERLSEENIFILDLCTGSGCIAISVAKRIKNSTVYAIDISEKAIELAKENASLNSVENIYFLKGNLFEPIKDIGIFFHIITSNPPYVKSEDISSLEPEVKDWEPIEALDGGEDGLDYYRKILEKAPQYLRPGGWLILELGTGLYKDVLSLAKLYKFHNISALKDLSGIERVLKCQRGGFYEDSYSYR